Below is a window of Peromyscus eremicus chromosome 22, PerEre_H2_v1, whole genome shotgun sequence DNA.
GACAACCCACAAAGGCTGCAGCAACCCGGAGCTCTCTGCAACAACTTGTAAGCAGCTCTCCAGGTCTGAGAGGCTCCCCTCTACAGCACTACAGCCCAGCTGGTCAGCATCTCCTCAGCTGGCCATTGGTCACTTCTTCTCTAAAGCTGGGGGGCGGGCTTAAATCTTGTATGTttttccaggagtccagtcgaagagagagaagagggattctatgagcaaggggcattaaaatcatgatggggaaacgtacagagacaaccaaactgaactagtaggaactcattaaatttagaccaacacctgttgagcctccacaggactggagtaggccctctgcataagtgagatagttgtgtaccttgatttgcttaaggggcccccctgacagtaggatcagggtccatccctggtacatgagctggctttttggagtccactacctatggtgggacaccttgcacagccttgaggcagggggaggggcttggacttgcctctactgaatgtaccaggctctgctgactccccatgggaggccttaccttcttgtaggagggaatggggggtggggagggggaggctggaggggcgggaggagagaagaggggaatctgtgaatggtatgaaaaatgaataaaaaaatttcttaataaaaaaatgcatataatttttaaaaatcttgcatGTTTCTCCTTTCCTACttgtgtgatgttttatttgcCTCCCGAGTCTCCGTCTCCTTCCTCATGGTTCAATTCTAGAGAAACCACCATGCAGCAGACAGCTggtaagaaagaggagagagcccAGGAAGGCGCTGCTCCTCAAGCATCTTACCTTGGTTTGGCTGATGGGCTCTGACATCTTGATTAGAAGTGGACCAGACATCCAGAATAAGAAACAAGGCtggccaaacgaatggaaacacatgaactatgaactggTGGCTGGGggaccccagctggatcaggccctctgaatgggtgggacagttgattggtctgtttgggaggcatccaggcagtgggaccgggtcctgtgcttggtacatgagttggctgtttgaagcctggggcttgtgcagggtcgcttggctcggcctgggaggggggactggacctgcctggactgagtctaccggGTTggtctcaatcctcgggggagtctttgccctggaggggatgggagtgggggtgcgctggggggagggggagggggggcgggaggggggagaatgggggaatccatggctgatgtgtggaattaaattatattgtaaagtgaaataaaataaaattaaaaaaaaaagaaagaaacaaggctGGAGCTACCTGCTCCTCACCACCCCCAAGGTCCCACAAGCTGTCCCAGGCTCCCCTAGCCATGCTTCTTGTACAACCTCCACCCATGCATGACCTCCAGGTCCCAGTGCAATTGTTCATTTGCTTGTATTTCCTTGGGCTCCGAGGCCCTCGGGGTAAGGGGTACATCCTTCTTGCCTTTGTGCACAGCTATAGCCCTGCTCAGGGCCATAGCACCACCAGTTTCTgggcagggaaggaggaagggattcTTCTTGTGTTGTGGATCATTTTGGGAGCTTGAAGAAGTTTCGCTTCTCTTTTCAGAATAACGCTTTAAGTATCGTAAGATGCAGAAGGCTGCAAAGAGCATCGCTTCTGCTGAGATGCAGCTATGGAAAGATATTTCACAACACATAGATTCGTGGAAAAGTCACGAAGCTCCTTCTTTCTTAAAGCATTGCATGGCGCGGTCCAGCAGCGGGTGTATTTTTCTGGTCGCCATGACGACAAGTGTTATTTCACGATACCTGCAGCAAACGTGttgtgaaaaatgaaaacactcaTGACTTCTATGTTGGTGAAAAGTAGGTACCGCTGACATTGCTGTGGTTTGTGCCCTACGCCCCTGATGGCAGGAAATACTGAAGTTCACTGAATTGTGTATTAAAATGTACATgtcattttgttctttctctcgCACCCCTGAAGTGGTATGGACTCCTTCCTGTCTAAGAAATGCCGCAGAAactaatgaaaaataagaaaaacgtGCCTTGCAAACTGTCGAGCGCAATGTCCTCGTGAATGCTGTTAGTCATGGAGGGATGTGGTGGTTTCTAAGATGGGCAAGAGAGATTGGAAGCAAGGCTCAAACCAGATTACTCATGAGCCAGGTACTGTGAGACCAGATGGGAATGGAAACTCCagctctttcttttctgagaTGAGTGTGGAGTCTCCTAGACTATTAACATAATGAGCCTTAGCATGGAGTTAGAGTCTGAGCAGGCATTAGCTAAGGAGAAGGCTTCTGGGGAGGCCTGCCTCCTCACAGTTCCCAGAGCACCCTCTGGAGGGGCAATCCCGTGAGAAAAAAACTGCTACGCCCTGATAGCCCCTAGGGAGTAAAGGTGCATCCTAATTACAAGGTCTTGACGTGACTGATTTTTAGTAGTATTCTTATTTttactctctttccctctctctctccccctttctccctctctgtttctctgtgtgcgcgtgcacacatgCGCGTGTGCAagtgtgtaagccagaggttgatgctgtGTTTTTCTCACTTGCGTCTCCACTGTActttttgaatcagggtctctcactgaacctggagctcagcaattcatctagcctggctggccagacaGCCTCGGGGAGCCTcccgtctccacctccctggcactgggattataagcttttcttatgtaggtactgggaatccaaattcaggtcctcatacttgtgagACAAACATTTTACGACCTGAGTCATTTGCCCAGTTCACAGCATgagtagttttttaaaaaataccaccCTATGCTTTCAAAGGAACAGGGGAGCAGGGACCCTGCAATTGGAGGGTCTCATTTGTGGCACCAGTCCTGATGAGCTTGGGTAGGAAAACTGACCTCTAATTGGAGAACAGGAAATTGTGGTCCCACACGATGTCACTGCAGGACCCCAACCCCAGCCCATTGACATTTCAGCCCCCTACAGAGCATGCCCTTCCTGGCCCCTGCACAGCAGGGCTGAGACCCTGAGGTTATTTTGATCTTGTGGTGCTGgtgtctgagaggctgtggtAGCTAGCAAGTTTCCGGTAGAGCTTTCTCTCCCcgtgcatgctctctctctcctccaggctCAGGTGGCACCTACTTCCTGTAGCTTACCCTTGGCCTCGGAGAAGAACAGGGGCACAGAGGCCTTCGAAGGCTTTTACCTATCCCGTGTCTGCCTGTACCCCACCTTGGGTGTCCTAGCTCCATTTCCGGTGTGGAGACAGCTCTCAAGGTACTTCTCCTCATTTCCCCCCCCTCCCACTCATGACTCTGTTACATAGAAAGGACAGCTTTCTAGAAAGTCAGATTCACCAGGTTGGCTCTCAAACGTTTGACAGAGAGCCACACAGTCAAAAAAATATGTTGTCTATGACCCAACACAGATGTATGTGTATACGTATGTATATGGCTCCTTCTAATCCTTTGACTCCTTTTCTCCTattctagacttttttttttcccttgaaaaaTTTTTGGTTGTAACCCACAAACAAATAAGTTGGTTTCACCACTATTGTGAGTCATAATTCAGTTTGAAAAATACCGTaccagatacttttttttttttttttttttttttttgcaatagcTTTTCTTTCCTGAGCTAGGGATTGCTCTGGCTTTTGAGGTAGACTCATTTGGGGTAGAAAAGGAAGCTAATTCTGTGTTCTTATGACTTACTTAGAAGGGGTCAATATTGGGGATTCCAGAAATGGGCTTAGCCGAGGTAAATTTGGTCCCGTGTCAGCTTTATGAAACTGGCCGCAGAGAGAGCCTTTACACCATGATAATGGGAAAGCACAAGTCATTGCTTTTCTCATTTGGTTTTTCTCTCAGCCAGCTGCTTGTTAACGTATTTACTAGCACATAATTGATTCTAGTACTGGTCTTTCTGGTTGCAAATGCAGTGTGTTGTGACGCTTTCGGTCATCAGCTTCCTCATTGatgaaatacattaaaaatgcCTACTTCACTGGTTGGGGGGTGGGATATATAGATTCATGGAGTCTTTTTTGGCGAGCAGAAGGACAGCAGCCAGAAGGAAACCGACATGCAAATAACCAATTTTCTGCCCAATGGGATTTGACAGATGAAGACCCCAGATTCCACTGCCTTTTATCATTTCCATCATTGCTagttacatgaaaacaaaatcatCTCCTAGATGAAAAGCCACCATTTGCAGAAGTGTggtgagaaacagaagaaatggagggaggcCAGAGCTCTGTAAATGTGAGCCAGACACAGAGCAGAGTAAATTCGCTTTGTTCACTTAGTTGGTTTCTTTCTGGCAGAAAATGGCAAGGAAACATTGCAAATCGATGGCCTTTCGATGTAAGCCTTCCATCCAGGTAACGAGAGAGAAGGGAATTCCACCAAATGAGGATTGTGAGTCACTAATTCTCAAGTGCCTAGTGCAAAGGCTTTAGAGTCTCCAAAGCAATCCAATGCCAGGTCCTGATGGCCCCTCCACATGACAGATGTctctgcctggtgcctacagaagaCACTGAGACTGAGAAAATCTGGGACTCTGTCCATTCATTGCTCTTGGAGACCATGCAGACAAAGGGCATACATAGGGATGTGTTAGTTTCCAGTTGTGGATGTGATAGTATTACAACATCAGTAGCTTAAACAAGGTAATTTACTCTCATTTTACAGTTCTAGAGGTCAGTGggtctgcctgcatctgcctcacTGGAAAAATAAATGCACCATTATactctatctatttatctatctatctattctcaaaatattatctatttatctgtatctatatagagatctatctatagatctatttgcatacCTATAGATCAATAGATATATCTCTACATAGATAGGTAGTTAGACAGatattattttgagaatttcatgcatgcatacaaagcattttgatcatatttacttcCAATCCTCCCCCTAACtcctcctccagatccactcatTTCTTCCCACCACCTTCCAACTTcattcatgtcctttttttttttttttttttttaacctccagaGACTATCTCAGGGGAGGGGTATGACAAAGTTGACCCATTTGCACACCCAGCATTTTTTGTAAAATGCATCCTGGAGATCAAAGTCAGATCCTTGTACATGCAaagcaagcacttcactgaccgggccatctccccagcccctttctcACTCTTGTAATGCAATGACCCTTGTACCTAGATGGGTCCTCAGGCATAGGTCAGCTGATAAAGTAACAGCCTTACTTCCATCTGCAACCGTAACCCCACCCCTTGCATATGTAACATGACATAGTCACAAGCTCCCGAGATCAGGATGTGGACATCTTTGGGGTTGGGAGCATTACTCTGTGTGCCTCAATGGCTAACATCCCTTAAGCATTTAGTAAGGGCCTGATACAGTTCTAAGCAGGCTACTTTTAGTAACACATTTAAGCTCATCACAGCCATCATCCACAACGGTTTGTAAATGAGGAAAATGAGACAAAGAGAAGGCAAGGTAAGAGGAAGAGCTAGGCTGAAGAACCAGCTGTCTTATCCCAGAGTTCACATTCTTGTCAGAATCAGAGTTATTTGCGGGATGGATGAACCACCGAATTCtacatgatttcattcttctttgaagatctagaATCCTTTCAGAATGGAGCAGTTCCTCAGGTCTACCAGTGTTGGATGGGTAGACCAGTCGATGTCCACAGTTGCCTGATACTGAAGCTTGCTTCCTTGAGCATTGCTCATATAACCCTTAATCCACAGGTCTGTAGCCTTTAGGACCcacaggtgtagctagagttttcctgcctggcccacagtcaggacaaatctctctcatctgccagccccacagcctctcagacccaaccaagtaaacacaaagacttatattgcttacaaactgtatggccgtggcaggcttcttgctaactgttcttacagcttaaattaatccatttctataaatctataccttgccacatagctcgtggcttaccagcatcttcacatgctgtttgtcatggtggcggctggcagtgtctctgactcaaccttccacttcccagctttattctcctccttgtcccgcctatacttcctcctgcctgactactggccaatcagtgttttatttaccaaccaatcagagcaacacatttgccatacagaacatcccacagcacacaggtgCTGCATGTGGCCTCTGATCTGAGCCACTCTTCGCCCTCTGCTGCATCCACGCGTCTCTCTACTTACAGACATGTCTCAGAAAGGCCAAGCCCAACTCTACTGCAGGGCCCTTCTATTTGCTACATCCCGCCCCTGGATTTTCTCCTCTCTTCACACAAAGCTCAACCATCACTAGTTACGTAGTCTAGGGATGACCTTAaatgtctgatcctcctgcttctgcctcctgagttctataataatcacaggcatgggccaccttGAGCTGTATGTACAATACTGGGGCTCAAACCTGATACTTTGTCCAGTATCTTGGTGGACAATCAGGCTTAAAATTTTCCtactcctcctttcctttctaaaCTCAGGACGATGAACAAAGGGTATCAAATGGGGAGTTGCacatgagaggagaggaagatttTACTCTGAGACTACTTTATACTGTGTGCACAAAGGAGCCGGAGGAAAAAAAGCAGGGCCCAGAAGACAGGAGCTATTATTCATTAGCCATGAGATCTTCAAAAAGAGGGTAGAGAAACTCCTGACTGTGGGGGTTAGCTAAGTATTTTAGTCTTCACACACCTGTGCAAGAGCTGCGTGTCTTATCTCCAGTCCCCAGGCAAAAACACTGAGGCGTCTAGACAGTAAGAAATTGGCCCGAAGTACAAAAGAAAGAGCCAAATTCTATCAGCCCGTTTGTAACAcagcaaagttcatcagtcaccaCTTAGTGTACCACTGTTGGGAGATTGGAAAAGTAGGACAATATTGAAGGGATTGGCCAGCCACGAAAAAGGAAGGAGCTATTTTCAAACCAAGAATCATTCCATCTAGAAGATCACATGAGATAGAGATGAAGAGTCGGGGTGGGGTTCAGTGACCATAAGCTATTGGTCTTTAGAAGGGCACTCGTTCCACAATTGTTGAGAAAACTATtattctctactgggtttccttagAACTTTCGTCAAAAAATCAATTGGCCCATGTCAGGTTATTTCTGAACTCCATTCTGTCTTATAAATCTATTGTTCATCTTGATGCAAATACTGTGCTGTCCTGATGGCTGCTGCTTTGTGGTAAGTTTTGAAGTCAAGAATCACACATCTTTGAAGTTCTATTTTCTCTCCCAACATTGCTTTGGACATTCTggttcttttgtatttttatagacATTTTTTAGCATCAGATCATCAGTTTTTAAGAAAACAAGTTTCTTGCAGAGATTTTGATTGTCTTGAATCTATAAACCAATCAAGAAAGTACTGACTTAATTATATGGAGTCTTCAAGTCCATGAACATGGTATATCTCTCATTTATGTATGTCTtctttaatttcagttttgtgGACTTGTTGCCCAGTTTTTATATGACTGATATTTATCCCTAAGTAATATTTTTAGATGCTACTATAAATGTTATGTTATTCAAGTTTCAATTTCCAGATGTTTACTACTATATGAAAATCcagtacatttttatattttgagtttATGTGCTACAACCATGCAAATTACACAtccattctttctccttttttgtagATTCATAGTATTTTCCAcataaatgataacaaatgcAAGCAAAGACAGATTTGAGAGTTTGTGTTCAAGAAGTCCTCGTTAGATAAACTCTTCAGAATACTGAGGTGAAGTAGAAGGACAATCTAATATGGAAATGGATGGATTGTTCAAGTTGTCCTCAGGGTAACAGATGCATTGATCTGGTGGCTTCATAAGGCTAACATCTGTATGGATTGATATTCCATTAGTATTGGATGATAGCTCAGCACAGATCACATGATTATTTCTACTCACCATTGTTAGGAGCCTAAGTGAGGGCTTATTAAAGGCAAAAATACACAGCCTCAGGACAGAAAATGCTCAAAAATTCTTTCTACAAAGCATCACCTCCTCTCCCTCTGACATCCACAAAGCCTGTTCTGGTCTCTGAGAGTCTCAACCTTGCTTCCTCCAGTCCTTCACCAGTGAGTTAGACTAGGTCAAAATGTAGGTCCTCCACTCAGAATGAAATCTAAACTTCCCCATTGTCCAGCAGTCCTGTGACAGTGTTTGTTTTTACCTGAGCTGGTCCAGTTCATTCCAAGGCTTTGTGCAGCTTTCTCCCACTCACATTTAGCATCTCCTCTCTCTGCTATTGGTTATCAGGCCAATTCTTTTCAGGTCTCCTGGGACCTTCCTAATGTTCCCACTGACCTGACAATCATTCTCAGAGCACCTAGCCTTttcctgaccttgaactcacatttGTCATTTGACATTTACAGTGACATACCACAAGAGCCCGAATCACTGCCAGTTTGTTTACTTCCCCTCTTGCCAGACAAGCAGTGGGCACTCGACCAGTGACTGGGACTATGTTCCATTTTTTCTGTGTTCGTATGGAGGTACAGCCACTCCCCAACCCCAGGCTTTATGAACAATCTTATGATATGTCTAGAGTTTCTCTTCCTTTAAAAGGTTAGTTCAGACCTTTGGTTCCATGTTAAAAATCTCCCCAAGAGATTCTAGAAAATACTAATGTTTGGTCCACTGCAAACCACTGAAATCCTAGGTTCTGGGGGTAAGGGCCTAGCATTTGCttgtggaattctccagagaattCTGATATGCATCAGGAATTGAGACCCACTAACAGAAGAAAGGCAGTTTCCATCCCACCGAGTGTTAGATGGACTCACATGGAGAGGTCAAGTTGTAGAATACTGTCCTCTGAGTGTaacagccaccaccaccctcaccaGAGCAGTTGTGGTCACACACAGGGACCCTCAAGGTCAGGCTTGTTGATGGAGGGACTGAGGAGGGCGGATGCTTCCTTCCCAGGTTTCTGTAATTCTACCCCAGCTGCACATGGTCTCTGGAGGTATTAGAATACACAGAGGGTGGAGAGCTAAATAAAGATGGGACTGAATCTATTCAATCATGGGGAAGTTGTCATTCATGCTAGAGTGAGACTTTGCAGGGACGTGGCTACTTCAGGGTCATCCATGTTCCTATTTAAAAACACAACAATAAACTCATCAGTTCACCACGTTGGACTTGGATGAACAGGAGAAACACACGTGAGATCTCTCCAGGGCAAGTCCCCTCACTCCTGAGCCAACTCCATCCCCatgcaacagaaaaaaagaaacccagactAGAATGGAAAGCATTTTCAAACTTTATTTACAactgtcacagtgacaaaaagtagtttggaaaaaaaaaatgctagtttCTCCCTGAGCCTCAAAACAGAACAGACAGAAGTCACAGGAGGTTCATCTCACAACAGGCAATGTCACTGAAatactaggattttttttttcaatacgaTCAGTTAGAAATACACACAAATtacaagaagaaaaggaggaggaggagggggaggaggaggaggaggaggaggaggagagaagaagaagaagaagaagaagaagaagaagaagaagaagaagaagaagaagaagaagagaaagaggaggccagacaggagctcagccccttgTCTAAGAGCAGCTGGGTCCCCCCAACAGGCTCAACTGCTGAGGGGCCTGACATTAACTGTCAGCCCCTGGCCTGCTCAGACTGCACACAGTTGTACAACACGGTCTAGTGaccagaaaaaaggaagaaaccaccccataaacacacatatacacaaagccGATTTGATACTGGATTTACAAGCACGTCTCCATCACACGGCAAGACCAAGACAGATAATTGGGGTAGGGGTGAGAAGACACCAAAACCCAGGAATTTAAAAGGCCAGACACCTGTCCATAAAGGGAGGCGAGGGATGAGAAATGCTGCAGGAGAAGGAGAGTGGGATGAACAGATCTCTGTAGCCAAAACAGAGCAGAGCGGGAGCAAGGGAGAGAAGCTCCTCCCCCCACACCGTGGGGTTGGCTGCAACCCTCTCCCACTTCTGCGAGGAGCCGGAAAAAGTTATTGCCATCGGTGTGTATCACAGGCAGACGACAGAGGGAAGAAGCAGGGGGTAGGGGAGTGACCGTCGGCATCCCAGAACCAGACCTTGCCGAATGCCGCGTCAACAGCACACCCCCACGCTCTTGCCCCAACGTGCCCCAGAGCCACACTGACTTTGAGGTATTAAATACAGCTAGACACACTAGTccaaagatggggggggggggtcaaccTGGACTGGCAGAGACATGAGGGGACATTGTGGGTGCCTCAGTTAGCTGAGCGAAGCCTAAGGAAGGCTTTCAGTCCACCTTTTGATCAAACAGTCCTCTGAAAAGTCTGTCCTCTCACCTGCTGTTCCAGAAGGTTCTGAGCTGTGATCAGAGGCCAAGTCCAGATGTTAATTTCCCCATGCGACTGCTGCCCTTGCCAGAAGCAGGTGAGGTGGGAAAGGGATGGAGGCTACCGTTCCACAAGGATACCCCAGTGCACCCCATATCTTCCCCCAACCTGTGCTCAGGAGCAACAAGAGGAGCGGAAGTAACCCCACAACAACCACTCCACTGGAGACCTGGTACCACGTGGGAGCCTCAGAACATCCAGGCAGCACCATCTAGACTCCGGCATTAAAGCCCACTAGCCAACTAGCCAAccaggaaacacgctctgcttttagCTCCCATGGAAGCCAGGCTGGGAAACCCCACTGGAGTGGTGCTGCTGCAGGTCATAGAGGTGACCGTCCATAGCAGAGCTGGGGACCGTCCACCTGACTGCTGTGGCcaaaagagaaggagaggcaTACCTGGCGGAACTAACTCTTCTACCATTCTGCTCCATGGGGACTTGGTAAGAATTCTCGGGagacccacagtggaaggaggcaCTTCCATGCTGCAGCCTTGGAACGTCCCACAAGGGCAGGAAGTGCTCTGGCTATTCCCCAATGTATTAGGAGGCAAAAAAGGGCAAATAGGGAGGAAAAAAACTCAAAAGTACTGTCTATCCCTTACAACCGTCCAGGTCCCTGGAGGCTCTGAGAGCCCGGCCCAGCTGGGGCAGAGTTCGCGGGCAGAACAGGTGGACACTTCCTCTCCTGTGTGGCCCTCCAGCTGGCTTTGCAGGCAGTTTGTCCTGGCCCTACTTCTCTGTGGGTAGCCAACATATGCTTGAAATGAAAGCAAAGGCTGGTGTGGCAGTGAGCAACAAGACGAGATGAAAACCTTAATTGTCAGGTGCCCCAGCAGCCGGAGCAAATGCTGGTAAGCACTTCCTGGCTGtagttctcttaaaaaaaaaaaaaaaaaaaaaaaaaaaaagtggggtttgttttggtttggttgtttttcttttttaacccaaAAATGTTTCTTGCTCATTTGCTCACCCCGCTCCCCCACAGCCAGAACCCCCAACACCATACACACACTGCCTCTGGCACTGGAGTTCAGATAGGGATCTCAGAAGCAGCACCCCtttcccacacccccacccccacccctgttctCAGCAgcttcctctctcagccttgcAAGTTGTCAGAGGGCTCCATTGCTCAacgaatttaaaaaaaaaaaaaaaaaagacaagaaaagaaaacggACTTGGTGATTTTTCAGGTGCAAACCGGAAGCCTCATTTGACATTTTTCAGAATGATTGTGGCTCACTCTCTTCTTCCATCACGATGGGAAAAACAGTTCAGGTATGCTGGCTGGCACGACCCGGGCGAGCCTGCAGGGACTCTactgttccttcttttctttcgcTGTCTCTTCACAGTTGTCCTGCTCATCCTCCTGGACCAGGAATTCCTCGGGGGGCCATCGGAGCTCCCCACTCTCCACCTCCCCTTCTGTGGGCTCCACCACGATGGAGGGCAGGCGGTCCTTCAGTTTGCAGCAACGGTCGAAGTCTGACGGGTCTGGAAAAATCTGAAATGTCAAAGAACAAAGCAGACATCTGGTCACATATATAGATATCTGAAAAGAGAAACTTGGCTttttccttacacacacacagagaaagagagagagggagagagagagagagagagagagagagagagagagagagagagagagagagagagagaacacactggCTGCCTTCCAAGGATTGTGTTCCGCCTTCTAGACACTGTGGGTGTAAGAAAGGAACCAAAAGAGAGTATGTTCTAGGGAAAACTATCCCTCAGCCAGATTTTTCTTCTAATTCTGA
It encodes the following:
- the Lbh gene encoding protein LBH, which codes for MSVYFPIHCPDYLRSAEMAEVMMNTPSMEEIGLSPRKDGLSYQIFPDPSDFDRCCKLKDRLPSIVVEPTEGEVESGELRWPPEEFLVQEDEQDNCEETAKEKKEQ